The nucleotide window ggtcgggtaagtgatgccgggggatgggtaagggacacttagcagagcggtgtgtgtcccgatccccgtgatcgggacttacacaccgcgctgctaaatattctgatagcgaaacgctgctattagctagtcagagttgaccagctgatagcagcgatcgctgggggggggggggggggggatgaaaccccccgtggtcgcatggtaagatggctggctatcagtgatagccaccatcttaccgggcgctgcgggatgccgcgagtagcggcaaaaatgttcatgacgtacctgtatgtcatgggtcgggaacaccttgccacccatgacgtacaggtatgtcataggtcgggaaggggttaatggtatagagaactgtgtctagtgcattaactctgattttttgcccattgaaaccagtaggcccattgtggtctatggggaaagctgctgagttgcccatagcaaccaatcagatcgcttctttcatttttgaaaaagtctctgaaaaatgaaggaagtaatctgattggttgctatgggcaactcagaaacttttccaggaaaatatgctgagttgcccatagcaaccaatcagatcgcttctttcattttgcaaaggcattgtgaaaaatgaaagaagcaatctggttgctatgggcaactgcacaactcttcctctacactggtcttaatgaatctcccccatagagggagatttatcaaaacctgcccagaggaaaagtttctgagttgcccatagcaaccaatcagatcgcttctttcatttttgaaaaagcctctgaaaaatgaaggatatttttgagattttggaagctgggatactcactacacccatgcatatctagataattaagtatggggggaacttaaatttattttttaaatcacatggagttttgactttacttcattatggtcgaataaagcacttaaagagttccttaaaattaaagattcactcttttggatgaaaaggggcttatttatgtaaatcaattatacgctttaggtcaaataaagtcgtttgaagagatagcccataagtgtgtggggggaagacaatcacaaacattgttttttacaaataagtaacacagatcataaagcaataaaaggagagattggagatttcagggattctatatataagaaaagtttaattagactatttccttatgcaaagttgctgtctgggcatgctgggagttgtggttctgcagcggttgggggttcacagcttgaagaccactgctatagagggtgcaaatgtatctgagccctggaactcaaataatgtgaaatatgagatgatcaaaatggagcccctgcactaattacttgggttctgaggtctgtaaggtccatagtaaaaacatcaggttctgtctatagcagatactaaatcatggcagctcaaagaaacaagcagtcattctgacatgtcacatgtgatgtcatagacagctggaggcctgacatcccactgacagccgcccgagccttcagtctgttccagtgcgattagtgagaatagtgagattagcgtcttctttttctacttgtctgaaatggagctaaaaggactggggttcgtccccctcctgttggcgttttggtgtgcggcctggcttgccaccagctacatcatgacggtcgtcctcggccatgcagcctcgccactgatgagcatcaggtaagataaacaagcaaatgattcttatttcatgggttgggagtgaggaaatatccataataacattggtttcttttccttcacagtgacgtgggaaatgtctttcccgaaagcatattattcagaattggatttatagggatgtccattggcactttggtactaacctttcttatttataagtatatggttatgcatactgaagagttcaggggtcatcaggtcctgatccagaggatcctgctggccattgtgtgggcctcctgtttttccacagctgttatgcatgtattgtcccccgaagaatatcccaggatacactttgtcagcacgataatttccattacatgtgaagccttatactaccttgggcagtccatccagatgtataaattaccaggagcaaaaaaagtcatccaccatagtagatgcacctgctgtggcctgacttttgtctttgtagttttctattttggatatgaaacattaaaggaattattccataatgatgaagactgggacgagatccgtgaaatccccatcataatcatcgagtgggtgatgcttctactgatcctgataaacatcgtgacctattattccaccatgcagaggttattgttgaccgtctccagaaacagctgcacactctctcttagagtaaaaattgatgacttcggggtgtagaccaccacgggggccatcaagtggacttctgggagagatactgcacaggacacggaaaacatctaaagaagaataactgggggactacatatggtgccagtaatcatgacacaataatatgagctggtgatattacctatacaaaaaaaaaataaaaaaatattataaaaaaatattggtgtgtgaagtgtaatacctagttagaaaacagaatcaaattcatcattataacccccctctgcattaccctgtttattatttttcaagcaagcactttgttctaattcgtccactctctggcgtgctccttgtataaggggtttgggataccctttttgtttaaaacgatcctccaggttctctagttgttgtaggtatttttgtgtggaagaacaattccttcggattcttttcatttgaccgaatggaatgttcttcttccattatttaagatggcaactgttaaagtcgaggtatctgtttgcattcacctccttaaaatagttggcagtatgcgaacagccatcctgaatatagatatttaaatccaggaactcacattttttgggggactgatgcagcgctgcctttggcaatttctggctctgctatagcgctttttttgagggggcgtgtcggctgccccttcatctggcggtcaacctgcgctatctggccagcgagccagggccccgtacaggagatcacggggccccccagcggtcggacccccgcaatctgaaacttatcccctatccttgggacagggccggactggggatgaaatccagccctggaaattactgtataccagccccacagcattgtgtcattgtgccggcaaacagccaccgagcacaggcgtatcactttgcgtggctatacatatatatatatatcacagaaggaatacaccagtactttgccaaatgtttcaataaagtggtgtcagcgaccaagacctgatcatagtccaccacaaattcaaaaagtaaaatggcacaacactcccttataatcagggctggttttaggcttagggtggccttaggcaaaatcaaaagtggggccccaaaagtcatagtagtgcactaactagatttgaacatttttggtcacttcaaatactataaaaaaaatatctaaaaagctattgaaaagtcccatcaaaacaaaaatggtaccgataaaaactacaaatcacagcgcaaaaaatgaccctcacatccccatatacagaaaaataagagttatagggatcaaaatagtacaattttatatttttgtatagttccccccacattaggtaaagagtatagctcccccacattaggtgtgcagtatagttcccccacattaggtgcagtatagttcccccacattaggtgcagtatagtccccctcattaggtgcagtatagttctccccacattaggtgcagtatagttcccccacttcaggtgcagtatagttctccccacattaggtacagtatagttcccccacattaggtgcagtatagtcccccacattaggtgcagtatagtcccccacattaggtgcagtatagttctccccacattaggtgcagtatagtcccccacattaggtgcagtatagtcccccacataaggtgcagtatagttcccccacttcaggtgctgtatagttcccccactttaggtgcagtatagttctccccacattaggtacagtatagttcccccacattaggtgcagtatagtccgccacattaggtgcagtatagttctccccacattaggtgcagtatagttctccccacattaggtgcagtatagttctccccacattaggtgcagtatagttcccccacattaggtgcagtatagttctccccacattaggtgcagtatagctctccacattaggtgcagtacagttccctccacattaggtgcagtatagctccccacattagtttggcagtatagttcccccacattaggtgcagtatagatcaccacattaggtgcagtatagttccccacattaagtgcagtatagttccccacattaggggcagtatagttccccacattaggtgcagtatagctcttcacattaggtgcagtatagttctccccacattaggtgcagtatagttcccccacttcacgtgcagtatagttc belongs to Hyla sarda isolate aHylSar1 unplaced genomic scaffold, aHylSar1.hap1 scaffold_1999, whole genome shotgun sequence and includes:
- the LOC130317416 gene encoding uncharacterized protein LOC130317416 — its product is MTVVLGHAASPLMSISDVGNVFPESILFRIGFIGMSIGTLVLTFLIYKYMVMHTEEFRGHQVLIQRILLAIVWASCFSTAVMHVLSPEEYPRIHFVSTIISITCEALYYLGQSIQMYKLPGAKKVIHHSRCTCCGLTFVFVVFYFGYETLKELFHNDEDWDEIREIPIIIIEWVMLLLILINIVTYYSTMQRLLLTVSRNSCTLSLRVKIDDFGV